In the genome of Arthrobacter alpinus, the window CTGCCAGGCGCAGACTGCTCAGATCATAGTTGTCCCGGCCCGGTGCACGCAGGAGAGCAATGTACATGCTGGGGACGCCCTCGAAGATCGTGACCTTGTCGCGGGCAATAATCTCCAAGGCCTTGACCGGGTCGAATCGAGGCAGGAGTGTCACAGTTGCACCCGCCATGACCGCAGAGTTTAGTGCACATGTCTGGCCAAAAATATGGAAGAACGGAAGTCCGCCAAAGATCACGTCACCTTCCCTGCTTGAAAACAGGGCCGTGGACACCTCAGCATTGCTCCGTAGATTCTCATGCGTCAGCTCTGCCCCCTTGGGCTTGCCGGTGGTTCCGGAGGTGTAGAGAATGACGGCGGTATCGTCCTTTTCGGCGGCTGCCACCTCGCTGACCGCTTCGAGAGGTGCCAGCAGGGTCATGAAATTTCCATCGATGGCAATGATGGCGGCGCCGGCCTCTGCGGCGCCTGGTTCAACCTCGCCCAGGACTCCTTCCCAGGCAAAGGCGAGCACCGCCCCGGAATCCTTGAGGTGGTAGGCCACTTCGCGGGCTTTCAAGAGGGGGTTCAGGGGAACCACAATGGCTCCGTAGCGCAGGATTCCGTAATAGATGGGCGGCATCTGGGGCAGGTTGGGAGATATCAAGGCGACCCTGTCACCGGGCTTTACGCCACGTTGGGCCAGAAGTGCTGCCACTTTGGAACTGAGTACTTCCAGTGCGCCGAAAGTCATTTCCAGGTCATCGAGCTTAATGACCACTCCACTCGGGTTTCGCGCGGCAGAGGCAGGAACCATGCTGGCCAGGTTTGTCATTGAAGCTCCTTATGCTTTGGGCGGACTGGCGCTGAGTTGCAGTACCGCTGATGCAAGCAATGGCCAATCCGTGGGGGACAACGCCGTCCCCTGCCACCACCCTAGCGCCATAACGAGTGATTCACAGCACCTTTCTACTCGTGAGTAGCCACCACTTCCGGCGAACGGGCATTGCCATTGATTAGAATATATGTTCTAATCAATGCATGCGGTGGACCAGTCAAGAAATTAGCCAGCCACTTTTTCCTGAGCAAGCAGTTGCTCAAGCGGACCCAGGAATGGCAGCGCTGGCGCCCGGGCTGCCTCTCCTCCCATTGGCCGGACTTGTGAAGAGTGTTCAGACCCCGGAATTTGCCGGAATCACTTTTCACGAGGTTTTGTCCAAATCAGCCCTCAACAAGGTGCCACCCAGTTCCACCATGCCGTTCGAATGGACCGTCAATCCCTACCGCGGGTGCTCGCACGCCTGCGTCTATTGCTTTGCACGCAAGAGTCACACCTACCTGGATTTTGATTCCGGGGTGGACTTCGATTCCCAGGTAGTTGTGAAGGTCAATGTCGCCGATGTCCTGCGAAAAGAGCTGTTCAAGCCTTCGTGGCAGAGGCACCACGTGGCTCTGGGAACCAACACTGATCCCTACCAGCGCGCGGAGGGGCGCTACCGGCTCATGCCTGGAATCATTACCGCACTGGCGGACTCCGGCACCTCGTTTTCAATCTTGACCAAAGGAACGCTGCTCGCTCGGGACATTCCCTTGTTGCGCGCCGCCGGCGAACAGGTCAGCGTCGGGATGGGGATCTCCTTGGCGCTGCTGGACGAGGATCTAGCCCAAGCCATTGAGCCCGGAACACCCTCCCCCAAGGCCCGGCTGGCACTGATCAGCAAACTGCGCGACGCCGGCCTGCCGTGCGGCGTCATGGCCATGCCAATCCTGCCGTGGCTTACCGACTCCGATGAGGCCTTGGATTCATTGTTTGCCGCACTGGCACAGGCGGGCGCAACAGGCGTCAGCGCCGGTGCACTGTACCTGCGCCCAGGTACGCGTGAATGGTTTATGGCGTGGCTGGCCCGCGAACACCCCGCCCTTGTTGGCCGGTATCAGCGTCTTTACAGCACGGGCTCGTACGCGTCCAAGGAGTACAGACAGTGGCTCTCTGGCAGGATCAATGAAGCCAAAGCCCGCCACGGGTTCAGTTCTCAAGGATTCATTCACGACCCTCGCCGCGAGGAAGCCCAGTATCCTGCTGGCAGCATGTCCGCAGGAATTGAGCGCCAGGAACACTCCGCCGCCCCGAACATAAGAAAGGCGGAACTCCCCGTGGGGAATCCCGCCTTTCCAAACCCTGCTCCCACCTTGTTCTAAGGCCGCACCCCTACACGCATCTAACCGCGTATCAGGTGCTCACCTGGAACGCCGGCGAAGCATCAAGCTTTGCTGTTATCCGCTCTTGCGGCGGAATTCGCGCTTGTGCGATGCCGCGCCGTGAGAGGCGCTAATTTTTGCGCCACCGGCCGCAGCCACCGTACCGTGTTGTTGGTTCTTCTTGTTTTCCAGAGCCTGCCGGAACTTTTCCTTAGTTTCCTCGCTGGCGCCTGCGGGGGTTTGTTCGTCGTGGTTTTCACTCGTCATGGCACAACCTCCTTGGGGTCTTGTGCACCCAGTCTGGCACAGCAACGCAGGTTTTCAACACCCGCTGCGGTATTCGTAGTTCAGCGAGCCGTGAAGACAACAAGCGCCTCCACAATGGGCAGATCCGCCGGAATCCAGTCCAGCCCAAGAATTTCCGGCCCCCCGAGCTCAACCCAAGCCAACATGTCGTGATCCTCCAAGGGTTCCGGTGTTCCCTCCGTCACCTCGGCCAGCCACACGCGCATGGCAGCGCCAGCGTTAAGAGGCCAGCCTTCCGGCGTCGGGCCTGCCACTTCGGCGCCGAGGGTCACCACGACTCCCAATTCCTCCGCCAGCTCTCTGTGCAAGCCATCCTGCGCGGATTCACCCGATTCAACCTTGCCGCCTGGGAACTCCCACATACCGGCAAATTCCGGTGGGGCAGTCCTTCGGGCGGCTAGAAGCTTGCTTGGTTTTTCGAGGGAATCTACGAGGGCGCCGCCCACTATTTGTTTGATCGTCGTCACCAGGCAAGTGTAGGCCGAACTAGACTAGAGACGGCATTACGATGCCTTACCGCGCCGCCCGCGTACCGAGGCGCCGGCACCACCCGCCCAGCATCGTGCGGCCGATTCCCACCTTTGGAAAGCACAAGAAATGTCCCTGCTTAAAAGTTCCCGTCAAACAAAACCCGCATCACCGAATGTAGTGGCCTGGGCAATCCTGTCGCTGGCAATTGGCGGGTTTGGCATCGGCACCACCGAATTTGCCATGATGGGCCTTCTGCCCAACGTAGCCGATGGTGTCGGCGTCAGTGTCCCCACCGCCGGCCATGTCATTTCCGCCTATGCGCTCGGCGTGGTGGTCGGCGCACCGCTCCTGGTAGCCATCAGTGCCAAGATGCCCCGGAAGACACTCGCCCTTGCCCTGATGGCACTGTTCACTGTGGGCAACCTCTTGTCAGTTTTCGCGCAGGATTACTCGACCTTGCTGGTCACCCGCTTCATCGCTGGCCTGCCGCACGGCGCATTCTTTGGTGTAGCTGCCGTACTGGCTGCCTCCATGGTTGCCCCCACTAAACGCGGCCGCGCAATTTCAATGGTCATGATGGGCCTTTCCATCGCCAACGTTTTGGGCGTGCCGCTGGCCACCTACGTGGGCCAACAATTCGGGTGGCGCTGGCTCTTTGTGCTGGTTGGCATCATTGGCGTCGTCACCATGGTTTGCATGGCTATATTCATCCCGGCACAAAAAGCCCTGCCCGGGGCAAGCCTGCGGAAGGAAATCAGCGCGCTGCGCCGTGGCCAGGTCTGGCTAACGCTCCTGGTGGGCGTGGTTGGCTTTGGCGGCTTCTTTGCCGTGTACACCTACGTTGCCAACACCATGACGGACGTTGCCGGCTTCTCTGCCGGCTTCCTGCCCGTCATCGTGGGGCTGTACGGCGTTGGCATGGTGGTTGGGAACTATGTGGGTGGACGGATCGCGGACTGGTCGGTCATGGGCAGCATCTACTTGGTCATGGGCTTCATCGCGGCCATGCTGGTGCTCTACGCTGCCACGGTTCACATCCAGTGGATGGCGCTGGTGATGATCTTTGTGATTGGGGCATCGGGCGCCATGCTGATTCCCTCGCTTCAAACGCGATTGCTCGACGTCTCCCCCGGTGCACCGACACTGGCGTCCTCGCTGAACCACTCGGCACTGAACATGGCCAATGCCCTGGGTGCCTTTGTGGGAGGACTCGTCATCACGTGGGGGTGGGGTTTCACCGCACCAGCCATGGTGGGCGCCGTCCTCGCTGTCCTGGGCCTCGGCATTGCACTTCTCAGCGGCTTGCTGGATAAATCGAGCAATAAGTAGCCTGCAACTTGCGAGCCAGCTTTAACGCAGAAAGTCCACGTGAAAACGTGGACTTTCTGCGTTAAAGCCAAGAATGAAAATAGCGATCACGACTAGCTTTCGACCCGGGCGGCTACCGCTGTTTCGCCACCCTCAAGGGAGTGGAGGCGGCTACGACCTGTGCTGGGCCCGGGCCGTCGCGTACAGGCACACAGTGGCAGCGGTTCCGAGGTTTAGGGACTCGGCTGCACCGTAGACGGGAACTGCCACGCGGTGATCGGCCATGGCCTTTTCTTCGCCGGCCAGACCTTGAGCTTCGTTGCCGAACATCCACAAGGTGGGCTGCTCCAGCTCGTAACTGGAATCAGGGATTTCCTGGTCAAAAGCACGCGCAGCGCTTTCATCCTGCAACATGTCCAGGTTTAGGTGACCGTAGCCGTCGGCGGCAAGGACCCCAATGCCGGCAGCCTTTGCCGCCCCAACAACCTCAGTAACCGTCACACCGAGAACAACCGGGATGTGGAACAAGGATCCGGCGGTGGAACGCACAGCCTTGGGGTTGTAAATATCAACACTCGACGAGGAGAAGATCACAGCATCCGCGCCCGCCGCATCGGCGGCGCGCAATACTGTACCCGCATTGCCGGGGTCCTGCACCCGGCACAGCATGGCGATGAGCTTGGGCTTGGCGGCCAACACCTGCTCCAGTGGCACGTCCACAAAGTTGCACACCGCCACAATGCCCTGCGGTGAAACGGTATCCGTCATAGCCGCAAGGACCAGCTCGCTGGCAATGCGGACCTGCAAGCGTGAACCGGGTGCGGATGCCGCTTCCAACAATTCGGGGAATTTCTTCAGACATTCAACCGTGGCGTACAACGCCTCCACCACAGGGGTACCGCCGGCCGACAGGCACTCGCGGTGAGCGCGCAGGGCTTCACGGACAGCCTGCGGCCCCTCGGCCAGGAACTGCCTGCGCTTTAAACGGCCCGAGCGCCCGGTCAGCTTGGCAACATCCCTCACTCGATCTGCTCGAGGATTGGTCATTGCTTCTACTGGCGGGCGCCCGGGTTCAGTCATGCTTAGGACTTTAGCAGTCACAGCGCACGAACAAGGAACTGAAGGTTCCTAGGGGTACTAGCTAAATTACTTTGCTACCGGAGCTGAGGTGTCAGCAGGCAGTGCAGCCTTGGCGATGTTCACCAGAGCGGTGAATGCACCGGCGTCGTTGACAGCCAGGTCGGCCAGCATGCGACGGTCAACCTCGATCGCAGCAGCCTTCAGGCCCTGGATCAAGCGGTTGTAGGTCAGGCCATTGGCGCGTGATGCAGCGTTGATGCGCTGGATCCAGAGGCGACGGAAGTCACCCTTGCGCTTGCGGCGGTCACCGTAGCTGTACACAAACGAGTGCAGCAACTGCTCTTTGGCCTTACGGTACAGGCGTGAACGCTGTCCGCGGTAACCCTTTGCGCGCTCAAGAATAACCCGACGCTTTTTGTGGGCGTTTACAGCCCTCTTCACACGTGCCACGTGCGTACTCCTTCAATTTTAAAGATCCCAAGCCAATCATGCCGGGGAAGGCTTTTTTTGGATTGGTGTTAGTCCCGAATTGGGAATTAACACCGATTGACTTGCGAAATTAGATGCCGAGCATCTTTTTGATGTTGCGAACATCAGCCTTGGCGACCGTGAGGTCACCCTTCAGGCGACGCTTCAAGCTGGAAGGCTTGTGCTCCAGGTAGTGGCGGCGGTTAGCCTGCTGGCGCTGAAGCTTACCGGAACCGGTGAGCTTGAAACGCTTCTTAGCACCACTATGTGTCTTCATTTTAGGCATGAGGACCTGTCTCCTTACGTATCCACCGGCGCTGCCTGTGGTTCTCTTGCAGCGACCGGTTGGGTCACTGTGTGGGTGTATTCACCGCTGAAAAGGTGAAACCTTATTCAGCCGAGCTGGGGGTTTCGGCTACGGGAGCGCTCTTTGCAGAGGCCGCCTTCGTAGCCGGCTTTGCAGCAGCCTTGGCGGCCGGCTTTGCTGCGGGCTTCGCAACAACGGGCTTGGCCATGGGCTTCGGCATGGGGATGGGCTTTGCGGCAACGGGCTTCGGAGCAGCTACCGGCTTCGGCGCTACAGCGGGCTTGGTTGCGGCCTTGGCTACCGGTGCGGCCTTGGCCACGGGGGCCTTAGCTGCGGCAGGCGCCTTGGCAGGGGCTGCCTTGGCCGGAGCCTTGGCAGGTACGACGGCGGGGGCCGGCTTTTCTTCCGGAACGCTTACCTCGGGTGCAACAACGGCTGCGGGAGCTTCCTCAACTGGTGCTGCTTCCACGGCCGGAGCCGACTCAACAGCGTCGGTTGCGGGAGCTTCGGCGTCGTCGGACAGGTTCAAGCCCTGGGGCAACAGGTCGGCCAATGACTGCGTCATGGGCACCTTGTTGTCGCGGTCCACATCAACGCGGGCAGTGCCATTGGCAACTGCCTCGTTGTGTGCCTTTGCGTCGGCGCGCTGCTGGTTGCGGCGTGCTTCAGCCTTTGCCTCAGCCTTGTTCTTCAAGGGACCAATAACCATGACCATGTTTCGGCCGTCAATGCGGGGGCTCGACTCGATGATGCCAACTTCGGCAACATCTGCTGCGAACTTCTGCAGGAGGCGAATACCCATTTCCGGACGCTGCTGCTCGCGGCCTCGGAACTGGATCATGGCCTTGACCTTGTCACCGGCGCCGAGGAAGCGCGTTGCATGTCCGCGCTTGGTCTCGTAGTCATGGGTGTCAATCTTGAGGCGGAAACGGATTTCCTTCAAGACGGTGTTGGTCTGGTTCTTGCGGGCTTCACGAGCCTTGACTGCGGCTTCGTACTTGTACTTGCCGAAGTCCATCAGTTTGCACACCGGCGGCTTTGCCGTCGGCGCTACCTCAACCAGATCCAAGTCGGACTCTGCTGCCAAACGGAGGGCGTCTTCAATGCGGACGATCCCTACTTGTTCGCCTGCTGGCCCAACCAACCGCACCTCGGGGACGCGGATTCGATCATTGATGCGTGGCTCGCTAATGTGTAGCTCCTGTTGCCTAAAAAAGGGTGAGTACCACCAGCAACGGAGAAGGCCCCCAATTTGCTGATGCAATGGAGGCCTCGAATAATCGGCGCATACCCCGCGAAGGGACATGACTGCCATACCCAAAAGGAACGGCGCCGACCTAAAACCAGACAACGCCAAAGAATGGGTCGAAAGGTGGGAGAGGACTCCACTTGCAAACTCTTTGCTGCTGTTTTGGCCCTGTGACTTTCGCCTTGAGGACACACGATAAATAACAGCATCGAGTCGGTCTATGACAAGCTTAGCAGTATGAGTAGCTCAGATAATAATTCGGACACCCGCAACACCTTTCAGGCAGCCCCGGAAGAGGCCCTGACGGACACCCAAGCTGCATCAGTTGTGCGTGACATCGCTGAAGTTCCAGCCATTGAGGTCATTACGACGGCGGCCGTTCACCTCATGAGCGCCGCGGCAGTTAAGTGCGGCCTCGCCGCCGGACCGGACGCGGAAGAGCTTAAGGACCTTGATGAAGCCCGCAAGCTCATCACGGCCCTGGCGGGTTTCGTCACGGCCGCTGCACCGGAAATTGGCAGCCAGCACGCCGGACCGTTGCGCGACGGACTGCGCTCACTGCAGCTCGCCTTCCGTGAAGCGTCCACCATCCAGGATGCACCGGGCAAGGGCCCGGGCGAGAAATACACCGGCGCGGTCAACTAACCCCTCGTCATCGAGCAACTGCTTCTCGAGCAAACAAATACCGCTCCGATACGGCCATTACAGCCCGTATCGGAGCGGTATTTTTTGCCCCAGTGCTACACCGCGTCTCCAGGACTGCGGCGACGCCACCGGCTCATGACGATCAGGCCCAGGAGCCCGAGAATCGTGCACGCGATGCCAACGATCGCAAAGCCCGCCCAGGGGCCAATGTTGTCCATCATGGCCCCCGCGAAGGGAGCACCCATGGCGCTTCCGATGGTCATGGATGAGCCATACCAGCCCATGGCCTCACCACGGCGTTTCTCGGTGACCAGATCAGCAATGTGTTCGGCACTGGAGGTCAGCACCGGGGCGCACAGCAGTCCTGGCAAGATGCTCAACAATCCCAGCGTCCAGGCGTTGGTGGCAAAGCCCATAGGGATAATCAGCAGCGCCATTGCGCAGAGAAGCCACAGAGGGTTGACCGACCGTTTGAGCGCTCCATAGACAAGGCCGCCGGCAAGGGAGGCCCCGCACCAGAACAGGAAGACGATTCCCAATTCGCCTGTGCTGTTGTTCTCTCGCATCAGCGCGACCATGCCCACATTGACGCCCGTCAAGACCAGGCCGGCACCGAGGGAGGTGGCCAGGATGGCCAGGACGGCTATGTTGACCCACCGCACATTGTATTTGGTGGTGCGCAACCAGCGAACCAGAATGTTCTTCCCGAGCAGATCAGGCGCCACTTGATCTTCAACCAAATCATGGTGATCGGTGGTGGGCTCGGCAACAGCAACAAAGGAACCTTTTTGGCCCGTTCGGGTTGGCGGATTGAACCACATGAGGAAAATGCCGGCCAGGGACGCGCTGACACCGATGACGATCAGGCCCATCACGGTGTTGGTGGTGGCCAGCATGACTCCGGCGGCCGGACCGATCATGAAGGTAATTTCGGCCCCCATGGAATCCAGCGCGTAGGCCGTGCGGCGTTGTTCCGGTGGAACCATGACACCCAGCGCCTGGCGAACAACGGAGAAGATCGGCACCGCGAAGAGACCGCCAATGAAGGCCGCCACAACAAGCAGCTGGAAGTTCAAGAACGGTGCGGTTCCCCACACAACCACCTCGGCGACGACCGAGGGAATCAAGGCGCGCCGCAGCCCGTAGATATCCACCATCCGGCCGCGCCACGGTGCGCCGATAGCCATGCCAATCGTGATGGATGCAGCAATTGCGCCGGCAGCCGCATAGCTGAGCTTCATGGACTCCACTACATGCAGCGTGAGCAGGACACCCGCTGCCGCATGGGGAATTCGCGCCAACATGGCGACAATCAAAAGCCTGCGGACGGATCCAACCGCGAGGATTCCGCGGTAGGCAGCAAAATTCACGTTGATAGCTTCTCTCTTGATATCCATCACAAGAGAGCGCGTTGCTGCCTTGCTGCGGATTAGGTCTGTGGTTGCGGGTGGCGCAGGCGGATCTGAATCGAATCAACAGCAGAGGCGAAGTACTCTTGCCCGGCCCAAAATTCTTGCAGTCGGGCCAATAGCTCATTTACCGTTTGCTGATCAAGCCCGGGAACCAACGTGATCGTGACGCACAATTCTGGTCCGGTTCCCCCGCCAGACACTAGCAATTGCCCCGGATCACTCCGATGGTCCCAGAGGGATTCTATGCCCTGCCCGGCACTTGCCGAAATGTCCACCACAGCACTGTTACCAAGCGCCGACACAGATTCGCGAAGAACGCTTTCCACCGCTACATCGTCATAACTTGGTTGCCATTGTTGCTGCTGGGCCAGTGCCCACATCGCTGGCCGGCGTACCACGAACGGACGCTGCGAACCGGGATCAACTACCAGCAATTGAGCATCCTCGGCCACGGCGGACAGTGCCGCCCGGGCTGCATAAACGGCCACCGGACGAGCTTCCCGATGCCATCGGGCCAGCGCCTCTGCGTGTGAGAACACGGGCAGGGCCCGTCGGCCGTCCGGTCCCTGCAGGGTCACCAGGGCCATGTCTGATTCCTTGTCCGAGACCAGGCCGTTCTCACCCACAGTCTGTTCCGCCAGCTGGGCCACGATGGGAATAAACACACGTGCCGTGGCGAGGGAGGCTACTACCTGCGCCTCGCTGCCGTCGCCTGCGGCAAGGTCAGCCATAGCGGCGGCAAACCCTGCGTCCATGGCGCCGTCGTCCGCATCAAAGTTGTGGTACTTCTCCTGCGCGGGAAGGTCCCGGCCCGCCCACGGCTGCCCGGCAGAATCGGTGATTCCCCCGGCGCCGGCCAATGCAGCGGCAATGTGTCCGGGCAGCGCCTTCTTGGGCATCTCAGTCATGATTTAGCGGCGGCCTGCAACATCAAGGGCCTGCGGCAGGGTGAACTGACGGGAGTACAGGGCCTTGCCGATAATGGCGCCCTCTACGCCTTCGCCCACCAATTCACGCAGGACGCGAAGGTCCTCGAGGCTGGAAATTCCGCCAGAGGCCACGACAGGCTTGGACGTACGGGCACACATTTCACGCAGCAACTCCACGTTGGGTCCGCGCAGGGTTCCATCCTTGGTGACGTCGGTGACGACGTACCGCGCACACCCGGCATCCTCCAAGCGGGCCAGGACTTCCCAGATGTCCCCGCCTTCCTTGGTCCAACCCCGACCAGCAAGTGTGGTTCCGCGAACGTCCAGACCCACGGCGATCTTGTCACCAAAGCGGTCGATGACCTTGGCAGTCCATTCCGGATTCTCCAAGGCAGCGGTTCCCAAGTTCACTCGGCCAACGCCAAGTTCAAGGGCGGCTTCGAGGGACGCGTCGTCACGAAGACCACCGGAAAGCTCAACCTTGATATCCAGGGCCTGAACCATTTCGCTGAGCAAGTGAACGTTGGAACCGCGACCAAACGCCGCGTCGAGGTCAACCAGGTGAACCCACTCGGCGCCGTCTTTCTGCCAGTTCATGGCCGCTTCCAGCGGGGAGCCGTAGCTGGTTTCCGAACCGGCTTCGCCTTGTACGAGGCGCACGGCCTGACCGTTCACCACATCAACAGCGGGCAGCAATTCCAAAATGGGAGTGGTCATGGGATCCTCAACGTTCTTTGTCCTGCGGATGGGAAAGGTGCGGCCTGGCCGCGGGATGATGCTTGTTTTTAGAGCGTGAACATGAAGGCAGCCACGAGTGACATGACGGCCAACAGTGCGAAGCCAATGGGAATCCAGCGGGCACTCTTTTGCTGGTAAAACGTGTAGGCGCCGCCGATCAGCAGACCGGCCAACGCCATCAGCAGCAGTGACCACATCAGCTGGCCACCGTGCTGGAGGACGCAACTGCCGGGCGCTGGAGTGAACGCACCCAGTTGCGCAGCATGCGCGCACCGGCGTCGCCGGACTTTTCCGGGTGGAACTGTGTGGCGCAAAGCGGACCGTTTTCGACAGCGGCAATAAAGGGTGCGCCATGCTCAGACCAGGTCACCAGCGGTGGGCGCATTTTGGGCTGAAGTACTTCAAAGTCCCACTTCTGCACTCCATAGGAGTGCACAAAATAGAAACGCTCCTCTTCCACGCCTTCGAACAGCATGGAACCTTCGGCGGCCTTGACGGTGTTCCAACCCATGTGTGGAACCACCTCAGCGGGCAGCAACTCCACTGTTCCGGGCCACTCCCCCATGCCTTCTTCATGGATACCGTGTTCAACACCGGCATCGAAGAGTACCTGCATGCCGACACAGATGCCCAGCACGGGGCGTCCCCCGGCCACTCTGCGTCCGATCATTCGCAGTGCGTCAACGTTTTTCAGTTCCTTCATGACGGATCCGAATGCGCCGACGCCGGGAACAACCAGGCCATCGGCGGTCAGGACGTCCTCAGGCTTGGAACTGAGTGTCACGATGGCTCCGGCGCGCTCCAAGGCACGGACGGCGGAGCGAACATTTCCCGAACCGTAGTCGAGAACGGTGACGGTGGGCTGGCTCACTTCACTCTCGCCAGCTTCGCGGCTCACAGCAGGCCCTTCGTGGACGGAATCCCGGTAACACGCGGATCCTGCTCGACGGCCGATCGCAGGGCGCGCGCGAAGGCCTTGAATTGTGCCTCAACAATGTGGTGCGGGTCGCGGCCGGCGATGACTGTCATGTGCAGGCAGATCTGTGCGTGCAAGGTGATGGCTTCAAACACGTGGCGTGTGAGGGAGCCAGTGAAGTGACCACCGATGAGATGATATTCCTGACCGG includes:
- the hisH gene encoding imidazole glycerol phosphate synthase subunit HisH; translation: MSREAGESEVSQPTVTVLDYGSGNVRSAVRALERAGAIVTLSSKPEDVLTADGLVVPGVGAFGSVMKELKNVDALRMIGRRVAGGRPVLGICVGMQVLFDAGVEHGIHEEGMGEWPGTVELLPAEVVPHMGWNTVKAAEGSMLFEGVEEERFYFVHSYGVQKWDFEVLQPKMRPPLVTWSEHGAPFIAAVENGPLCATQFHPEKSGDAGARMLRNWVRSLQRPAVASSSTVAS
- a CDS encoding SseB family protein, giving the protein MTEMPKKALPGHIAAALAGAGGITDSAGQPWAGRDLPAQEKYHNFDADDGAMDAGFAAAMADLAAGDGSEAQVVASLATARVFIPIVAQLAEQTVGENGLVSDKESDMALVTLQGPDGRRALPVFSHAEALARWHREARPVAVYAARAALSAVAEDAQLLVVDPGSQRPFVVRRPAMWALAQQQQWQPSYDDVAVESVLRESVSALGNSAVVDISASAGQGIESLWDHRSDPGQLLVSGGGTGPELCVTITLVPGLDQQTVNELLARLQEFWAGQEYFASAVDSIQIRLRHPQPQT
- the priA gene encoding bifunctional 1-(5-phosphoribosyl)-5-((5-phosphoribosylamino)methylideneamino)imidazole-4-carboxamide isomerase/phosphoribosylanthranilate isomerase PriA, giving the protein MTTPILELLPAVDVVNGQAVRLVQGEAGSETSYGSPLEAAMNWQKDGAEWVHLVDLDAAFGRGSNVHLLSEMVQALDIKVELSGGLRDDASLEAALELGVGRVNLGTAALENPEWTAKVIDRFGDKIAVGLDVRGTTLAGRGWTKEGGDIWEVLARLEDAGCARYVVTDVTKDGTLRGPNVELLREMCARTSKPVVASGGISSLEDLRVLRELVGEGVEGAIIGKALYSRQFTLPQALDVAGRR